The sequence CCCTATAGACCCAGCTGGCCGCTGATTTCCTGCATCGCTTCCAGGCCGATTTTGACAAAATCCTGTAAATTAAGCGGTTTAAAGCCTTGTTTTTGCCGCCGCCTTAATAAAAGCGACAAATAGCGGGTGGGGAGACAAAGGCCGCGACTGATATTCCGGATGAAACTGGGTGCCGACGAAAAAAGGATGGTGTTTTTGACTAAGCTCAATCGCTTCAACCAATTGGTTATCCGGAGAAACGCCGGAAATAATCATCCCGTTTTTCTCAAGAAGCTCACGGTAATCATTGTTCACTTCGTAGCGGTGTCGGTGGCGTTCAAGAATGGTTTCCTTGCCATACGCCCTGGACAAAATCGTGTTTTCTCTGATTTTACAGGGCCACTGGCCGAGGCGGATGGTGCCGCCGTATTGACGTTTATTTAAATATTTTTCTTGTTCTGGCATAATATGGATTATTGGATAAGGGGTTTTCTGGTTGACTTCGGTGGAGTTGGCGTTTTTTAACCCAACAACATTTCTGGCAAACTCTATGACCGCCATTTGCATGCCAAAACATAATCCTAAATAAGGAATTTTCTTTTCTCTGGCAAGCTTGATAGTTTTAATTTTTCCTTCGGTTCCCCGGCTGCCCCAGCCTTGAGGGACGATAATGCCTTGATATGTTTGCAGCTCTTTTTCCATTCGGGGCGCATCTTTTTTGTTTTCCAGTCTTTCCGAGTCAAACCATTGGATTTTTGGTTTTATTCCCAGACTCCAGGAAGCGTGTTTTATAGCTTCAATGACGCAGACATAAGAATCTTCCAGGGCGAAATTGCCGGAGGCGAAGTATTTGCCAACGATGGCGATTTTAATTTCTTTTTTGGCCTTGTCGATTTTGGCGACAAAGTTTTCCCATTGGTTCAGAGTTTTTTTTCTGGGTTTTAACTGGAGTGTCTTGAGAATCTTTTTTGCCAGCCCTTGGTTTTCAAAAAGAAGCGGAATGCGGTAAATTGTGTCCACATCCGGGGCGGCAATAATGTTTTCTTCTTTGACGCCGGTGTTAAGGGCAATGGTGTGGCGTCTTTTGTGGTCAATTTCCTGCTGGCTCCGGCAAATGACAAAATCCGGCTGGAGGCCTAGGCGATAAAGCTCGTAAATCGAGGCCTGGGCCGGTTTGCTTTTCATCTCGCCTAAAAACGAGGGAACCGGCAGATAAACAACATGAATTAAGGCTACGTTTTTCGGGTTTTTTTGCTTGAAGCGGCGGATGGCTTCAAAAAACAGGATGTTCTGGTATTCTCCGACCGTCCCGCCTACTTCAATCACGGTGATTTCCGCCTTATTTTTTCTTTGGACTTCTTGGATGCGCTGGATGATTTCTTCCGGAATGTGGATATTTCCTTCGACGCATTTGCCGCCGTAAGCTAATGACCTCTCTTTGTTGAGGACGTTTTTGTACGCCTGGCCCATGGTGAAGTAATTTTCCTTGTTCATGTCCTGTCCTAGGAATCTTTCGTAATGGCCCAAGTCCTGGTCGGTTTCAGCGCCGTCAACAGTAACAAAAATCTCGCCGTGTTCTAAAGGGTTCATGGTGCCGGCGTCAAGATTCAAGTACATATCAGCCTTCATCACCGAAACCTTAAAGCCGTAGAGTTTCAAGAGGAGAGCGGTGGTGGCTGTGGTTATCCCTTTACCTAGACCAGAAATAACTCCGCCGGAAACGAAAATATATTTTGATTTTGACATGCTAGGTTGCTTTAAATGTCTCCTAAAGGCCTAAGTTAGCGGCGATGTTTTGCATCGCTTCAAGGCCGATTTTGGCGAACTCTTCCAAGGAAAGATTAATTTCAGAGCAGGTGGAAATTGCTTCTCTTCTGGCGCCTTTGGCAAAAGACTTTTCTTTGAAGCGGTTTAGGACGTTTTCCGGAGAAAGATCTCCTATTTTCCTGCTCGGAAGAACCAAGGTTGAAGCAACGATTAATCCAGTCAAGCAATCTACGGCATAAATCGCTTTTTCAATTAAGTTATCTCTGGTTTTGCCGGTGGCTTCGTTGTGAGCGCGAATGGCGTTGGTAATTACAGAATCTACTCCCATCTTTTCAAGCATATCGGCTCCGACCGCTCCTTGTTGCTCGGGGTGGGTTTTCCAATCGACAATTTCTATGTCCATGTCGTGCAAAAGCCCGGCCAGACCCCAGGTTTCCTCATTCTCACTTGCACTGAGCGAAGCCGAAGTGTTAAAGCGCCGCGCCAAAGCCCGCATTATCGCTTCGGTAGCTAACATATGCTTTATGCTGTTTTCGTTCTTAACGTATTGCCTGACTAAATTTAAAGCTTCTTCTCTAGTCATGTTTGCTTATCTTCATAATTTTAAAAACAAGAATAATAAAAGAAATTAATCCTATGACGGCCAGGACAAGGGTCAGCGGCCAGTAGAGAGTCCAGCTGACCAGAAAGAAGTTTTCTTTCAAGGGCCAGAAAAGGAAAACGTCTCTGTGAACCAAGGCGTCAAAGCCAATGTGGGCCAGCCAGGCCAGAAAGCTGCTCAAGAACAGGGCTTTAAAGGAAAAAGACTGTTTAATTTTAAGGCTCAAAGAAATCTTTTCTAGGATCGGCTTGAGCTTTAAGATGATAAAGCTTAGGATTAGGCTTCCCAGGATAGCTCCCAAGATTGAATGGAAAAAGCCGTGGTGATAACATTTCGGGCAACCCTTAAGGTTATTGGCAATTACCAAGAAAATATTCTCAAAATCCATGGCGACGCTGCCCGCCAGAAGCGCCCATAAGTTAAAAACTTTCAGGCCAAGGACTCCTAAAAGCAAACCCGAACCTAGATGAGCCGGACTGAACATATCAAATTTCTAATTATTCTAATTTCTAATTATTCTAAACAATTTCTAATTATACTAATTATTCTAAACACGAATTAGGTTAATTAGGTCAATTAGAATAATTAGGTCAATTAGGAATTCTGTTTTGGTTT is a genomic window of bacterium containing:
- a CDS encoding CTP synthase encodes the protein MSKSKYIFVSGGVISGLGKGITTATTALLLKLYGFKVSVMKADMYLNLDAGTMNPLEHGEIFVTVDGAETDQDLGHYERFLGQDMNKENYFTMGQAYKNVLNKERSLAYGGKCVEGNIHIPEEIIQRIQEVQRKNKAEITVIEVGGTVGEYQNILFFEAIRRFKQKNPKNVALIHVVYLPVPSFLGEMKSKPAQASIYELYRLGLQPDFVICRSQQEIDHKRRHTIALNTGVKEENIIAAPDVDTIYRIPLLFENQGLAKKILKTLQLKPRKKTLNQWENFVAKIDKAKKEIKIAIVGKYFASGNFALEDSYVCVIEAIKHASWSLGIKPKIQWFDSERLENKKDAPRMEKELQTYQGIIVPQGWGSRGTEGKIKTIKLAREKKIPYLGLCFGMQMAVIEFARNVVGLKNANSTEVNQKTPYPIIHIMPEQEKYLNKRQYGGTIRLGQWPCKIRENTILSRAYGKETILERHRHRYEVNNDYRELLEKNGMIISGVSPDNQLVEAIELSQKHHPFFVGTQFHPEYQSRPLSPHPLFVAFIKAAAKTRL
- a CDS encoding HDIG domain-containing protein, producing the protein MTREEALNLVRQYVKNENSIKHMLATEAIMRALARRFNTSASLSASENEETWGLAGLLHDMDIEIVDWKTHPEQQGAVGADMLEKMGVDSVITNAIRAHNEATGKTRDNLIEKAIYAVDCLTGLIVASTLVLPSRKIGDLSPENVLNRFKEKSFAKGARREAISTCSEINLSLEEFAKIGLEAMQNIAANLGL
- a CDS encoding metal-dependent hydrolase, translated to MFSPAHLGSGLLLGVLGLKVFNLWALLAGSVAMDFENIFLVIANNLKGCPKCYHHGFFHSILGAILGSLILSFIILKLKPILEKISLSLKIKQSFSFKALFLSSFLAWLAHIGFDALVHRDVFLFWPLKENFFLVSWTLYWPLTLVLAVIGLISFIILVFKIMKISKHD